A genomic stretch from Sphingomonas faeni includes:
- a CDS encoding esterase-like activity of phytase family protein, translating into MRRLITVLFVAVSVCAVVPTWSGEARLDLLGKRAQLTATRVMLDRTNPRRVRVGGLTYLGGVALASRDRAFGGFSSLDVAPTATGNRFTMLSDGGNIVQFDMGADWLPHRVAFKNLPAGPGIGWEKRDRDSESMVIDGVTGKIWVGFEDANSIWRYASGFARYESRVAPEAMRKWPTNGGPESMARLPDGRFVVISEEAHVRGPDWSGSEAARLHTRQALIFARDPTGAAVPQRFAYEPHGRYDPSGVTALPNGDLLVLDRGFRLPFTFSARISRVAAEDVAAGRIARGRLIATIDAPLIHDNFEGIDTTVENGKTIVWIVSDDNQMFLQRTLLLKFRLDR; encoded by the coding sequence ATGCGGCGCCTGATCACTGTCCTGTTCGTCGCCGTGAGCGTCTGTGCGGTCGTGCCGACCTGGTCGGGCGAGGCGCGGCTCGACCTGCTTGGCAAGCGCGCGCAGCTGACTGCGACGCGTGTGATGCTCGATCGCACCAACCCGCGACGCGTGCGCGTCGGTGGCCTCACCTACCTGGGCGGCGTGGCGCTCGCCAGTCGCGATCGGGCGTTCGGGGGATTTTCGTCACTCGATGTCGCCCCGACCGCGACCGGTAATCGCTTCACGATGCTGAGTGACGGCGGCAACATCGTCCAGTTCGACATGGGTGCCGACTGGCTCCCGCATCGTGTCGCGTTCAAGAACCTGCCCGCGGGCCCCGGCATCGGCTGGGAGAAACGCGACCGCGACAGCGAATCGATGGTGATTGATGGGGTAACGGGAAAGATCTGGGTCGGGTTCGAGGATGCCAACTCGATCTGGCGCTACGCTTCGGGCTTTGCGCGGTACGAGTCGCGGGTGGCGCCCGAGGCGATGCGGAAATGGCCTACCAATGGCGGTCCCGAGTCGATGGCGCGACTGCCTGATGGACGGTTCGTCGTCATCAGCGAGGAGGCGCATGTCCGGGGGCCGGACTGGTCCGGGTCGGAGGCGGCGCGGTTGCATACGCGGCAGGCGCTGATCTTTGCGCGCGATCCGACCGGGGCGGCGGTGCCGCAGCGATTCGCATACGAACCCCATGGTCGGTACGATCCGTCGGGCGTCACCGCGTTGCCGAACGGCGATTTGCTTGTGCTCGATCGCGGTTTCCGGCTGCCGTTCACGTTTTCGGCACGGATATCGCGGGTGGCAGCGGAGGACGTTGCGGCGGGGCGAATCGCTCGTGGCCGTCTGATCGCTACGATCGATGCGCCGCTGATCCACGACAATTTCGAGGGGATCGACACGACGGTCGAGAACGGCAAGACGATCGTGTGGATCGTGTCGGACGACAACCAGATGTTTCTCCAGCGGACATTGCTGCTGAAGTTCCGGCTGGACCGCTGA
- a CDS encoding glycine zipper 2TM domain-containing protein, with amino-acid sequence MFKTFTLAASALALGATALVPAAADAQRYGSRYERGYDGYQGGGYRGDDRGYRQYRGNDRRYNYNNRNRRGCDNTGGTIVGALAGGLLGHTIAGRGDRTLGAVLGAAGGGLAGNAIDKSDNPRYCRR; translated from the coding sequence ATGTTCAAGACTTTTACCCTCGCCGCCAGTGCCCTCGCATTGGGTGCGACCGCCCTCGTTCCCGCCGCCGCCGATGCGCAGCGTTATGGCTCGCGCTACGAGCGTGGCTATGATGGCTATCAAGGTGGCGGCTATCGCGGCGACGACCGCGGCTATCGCCAGTATCGCGGAAACGATCGCCGCTATAATTACAACAACCGCAACCGTCGCGGGTGCGACAATACCGGTGGCACGATCGTCGGCGCGTTGGCCGGTGGCCTTCTCGGACACACCATCGCGGGTCGCGGTGATCGCACGCTAGGTGCAGTCCTCGGCGCTGCCGGTGGTGGCCTCGCCGGCAACGCGATCGATAAGTCGGATAACCCGCGGTATTGCCGGCGCTAA